aagtaatgagACTTATATTCATCatgaaaaaaacacaaaaaagccATTAcaggtgttcatgatggtgaacacaaaAAACAGCGAaacaaagcaacaaaaaaagaaaaagaaaagaaacttaaGGGGTACTTCTAAGGGTAGAAAAGAACTCCAAAGTAGAAGAACAGTTTGAAGATCCCCAGCACTTAGCCCATTCAAAGAGTATTTTGACAGAGCGCTTGTAACTGAACGAGCATTCTCTCCATAGCCTCAAAAGAGCGCTGGTTTCTTTCCAACCAAACAACCCACATTAAACACCCAGGAACCATATTCCATATGTCCGAAGCAGATTTCCCCAATCAATTACTCCAACAAGACACCAAACTCGCCACAAAACCTGGCATGACCCATTGAATCCCAAAAGCTTGTAACATCTGCACCCACAAAGAATAAGCTACAGAACAGTGAATGATTATCTAGATAACAGTGTGTTTTGAGTATTATTTAGTGTAAATTTTATGATTATCTAATATCTAATCTTATttaatatatcatatattatataataaaagtttgctTTTTGAAGCTGTGGTTGTGTCAAGTTACTATCTTCTCTCTATGACAAATGgctgtactcatttttttttattaaaatagtttAGTATATTAATTGTAAACACAGTTTACTTTAGGTAAAACATTATTGCCTAGtttcaagaaatataaaattatattccaCTAAATTtctatttccaaaatttttctagaaacttaaaataaaatttaaaatgcattttaattattttgatcatataccataattttgtattaaatttgtattttaatacAGTAAAATGTACACACTACATATCGTCCTTGCACCAAATGGCTCAATGTATTATATATTACAATAGTTGATTTATTAAAGTTTCAAGTGCTTTGCTAATTATTAAATagtttatatttgtaaaatatatatacatgtatgtatgtatgtattttcttttatttagaaCTTCTGATTAATTTGTTCTTTCGGGCAATGTTGTGCATTTGGGGTTTTACTTGTCATGGGTGGGTCCAAAAGGCCCTTCCTTGAAGACGTTTCTTGTTATACATAGCGAAATATGACCATCGCCACTGAAATCACCTCCAGATGCCTCAGATAATGACCACTAAAAAAATCTTTGTAGGTCGTTATGTAGGACAAAAtatgcaatttattttttgtaatttattaattttgataaatttatgtaattatgGAATTTTAGGTCTAGGGTTAGTATTTTCTGGATTTTAGGCTTGGTGTAatggtcactctacaaatataaatgcttgtgggatGTGGGGGCAAGGGTCGAGGTTTAGGTTTttaggagggagcttcacacacatacacataaattaGATTAGAATAGAATTCTcgctcaattaaaaaaaaaagtattttcttgattttaggtgtttttaatgttttttagtcaaattaggTCTTGTTATGGTAGGGTATCAATTAGGAtctcttttaaaatatttttacttgtCAATAAAGTTTTATGGAGcctctaaattaataaaattttagagtgTTTTCTCCATTATTTTTTCTGTTGGATTTTGGAGGTTCACCTTGTGTATCTAAGGGTTATTTTCTTGAGATAGATGTGTTCTGTTTCATGTGGCTTTCCTCTTGCAGTAGTCGTTCACCACAAAGAATTTATGGGTTTTCTAGGTCTACTTTGTTCTCCCTCTCTGTCACTCCAAAAGCCTTGTCTCTCCAAAAGCCGTTCAACAATTAGTGtagcatttctctttctttttcttatccCTTGTCAACAATCAGCCACCGATCTATAGAAACCACTGTTGATCTTGTTGGCATTTCAACCTCTATGGTGTGGTGGCAGTTCAATTTCTATGAACCCTAATTAGGTTGATGCAGCCAAAAGCCTCTCCCTAATTGACCACATTGATCCATGAACACCcctaattatataataaattttttgtgttcATGTACTATATGATATGAGCACACGAACACAATAGAATTTGCATTTTGATAGCTATGGTTGGATGGTGGATGAAGGAGAGCTCAAGTTTGGGTAAAATTAGGTACAATGGGATAAGCAGACATGGAGTGCATAAGGAAAAGCCATTGACTAAGGAGAATTGTTATGagcagtatatatatatgttagggAGAATCTATAATTTGAATTGGTTATCATTATAAATGCAAAGTATGTTTTATTAGGGTAAATTTATGAACCTTACGCACACTTCTTGAAGTTAATATGGTATCCAAGTTGGTGGTTTAGCTCCAATCTAAGTtctatttaaaagttaaaattttttccatTGGTTGGGTCCATTTATTGAGGGGATTCTATGCCACGTGAGGAAGCTTTAGAATAGTGATTAAATGATTACATTAACCATTTTCTATTAGTTTAACATTATTGGAGTGATGTCATGTTGACTTTGTAATCTCATCAATGGTAAGCCTTCCACTGTTCTAGGAAGTCAAATTTCTTTTATTGTGTTGTCTCTTGATAAACTGTTGTTTCATTTAACTTCaaagatttttgggtttgttcttATGTTCCCATTTAGGTCTAGGCATTATGAACTCGATCGCTTGAGTGTATTTTTTTAGGGTATTCTCGTGCTTAGAAGGGATGCAAGTGTTATTATCCTACGCTTCATCATCACTTTGTTAGTGTTTGATATCACTTTCCTTGACTCCACTTCATATTACACCTCTCCTCCAAATAGCGATAACTATCCTATATGTCTTCCTTGATTACCTCCTTCTCCTTTTTCCACTAGTGCTAAGAGCATCcatagcagtggagctaaaaatttagcagtggaactaaaaatttagctttttagctccaccaaaagttactttatctattttacctatacacatgctgcagcagtgaatctattttagttttcaacacaataaaataatacaaacattacaataaaataatatattccctacaataaaataatatatctcactacccaaaaaaatccacagcaccaaccacaaccacctctactaggaatggcaacgggtcgggttttttatacccggacccgacccgcgggCCAAGACCCGCGGCCCGAACCCGGCCCGTTTACTAAATGGATTTTTTTCCCGGGACTCGAACCTGGCTCCACGGGCCCCGCGGGCCCGTCCCTCATGACCAGTCCAgcccaaaatcaaaaacaaaaattttgatttatgatttttcagCCCCAAATCACATACACAAACAtaaatccaaacacaatcacaaacataaacacaaaaatcacaaacatagATTTCAGATCTacgattttccctttcaaaatcacaaaccaaacacaaatttcagaatctcagatctatgattttcatttttccctttcagaaatcacaaacacaaacacaaactcacatgATTGAAGTGaagaacccagaaaaaaaaaagaaaaaaagaaaaaagaaaaaaaatggagaatgaGGTGGAGTGAGGCCGTGTCACACTTGTGGCCATGGGCGAGGAAGATGAGAAAGGTAGAGGACTGTGCCGTCTGTGCGACAGTGCGAGATCGGCGACGGCGAGGACGAAACGGAGTTGAGAGAGTAGAGAGCCTGTGCGGCGGCGGCGTGGGTAAAGCCTGTGCGACGACGTGAGGAAGATGAGAGGGGCAGAGCACCAGTCTGCTTGTGGCCGTGACGTCGTGTGTGTTGTGGGCTTCTTGTGGCTGTGTATGTGAGAGAGCTGAGAGATGAAGAGGGAGAGGCGGAGGTGTGAAAAGTTGAAAGTCTGAAATGAGGAGAGTGTAGAAAAGTTTAGggtttttaactatatatatgtgagggTAATTTAGTAatactgtatatatatataaccgggTCTTatccgggtcgggtttcgggtttttttataaaatccgaacccgacccggacccgcttcggattttttaaaaaaaacccatacccgaccctattctttatcggaccgggtaaaatccggcccattagggtcgggccgGACCGGGTATCCGCGGATCGGAtctaaattgccatccctaacctctaccatcagccacaaccaccaccagtccacaaccaaaaaaaaaaaatcaccaatctTTGTTCTCAACccagaccaaacaaaatcacctAAGTGAGCGGCCCTCTTGTGACTGATACGAAGCCTGATGATAGTGTTTCGGGTTCAGATGATCATGGTGCTGTTGTGGAGGCAATCTTGAGCGCCGATAGAGAATCGGCACACTTCCTAGTTGTCGATGATCAAATTGTGGACCAAGGGGTTGGGTTTTTGGTTGCCGATACTGCTGTTGGAGCTCATTCGACAACCATTGAAAATTCTGGGTGCCCACTTCAGGTTCAGAGCCAAGTGAGGGTGGGTTCGGACTTGAAGTTTCCTATTTCTGAGGTGGGTTGTGGTTTGATTGACTCTGAGGTTCCTAGACTGATTTGGGATGCTTCTTTGCTGTCGGGTAAGGATGAGGAGGCTGTTAATCTTGAGGTCATCACACCTTTGGCTCTGTGGGACTCAGATGGTTCTTTTGATCTCGTCTCTATGGAAGATGGTTCGGATGGGTTTTCAGTGGAAGAGGTTTTGGAGCCTTCAGAATGGGTGAGTAGGATGATTAAATATTTTAGTACTTATGTGGGTTTCCCAATTGATTGTTGTGAGAGACagtgtattgatttttttcaaaaacttgatagGGTTTGGGAGCAGCAAGCCAATGCTGTTACTACTCGTCGGGTAAGCAACTCAAACCAAAAGGGGATGAGGGAGTTAAGAAATTTGTTTTCATCTATTAATTACAATGGGCATTCTGGTAGAAGTTCTAGAGGCAGTTTGAAATCCTCTAGTTTGGGTTCATTTGTTGgtaaatgaatttaaaaatgcTGTCATGGAATGTGAGGGGTTTGAATAATCCTCATAAGAGAGATGTTGTGAAGAATCTTTTAAGGGAATGGAAGTGTGATATAGTATGCTTGCAAGAATCTAAACTAGACAGTACCAGTTCCAGCTTGGTTAAAAGTCTCTGGGGTAGCCCTTTTGTAGACTGGGGGGCCTTAGATGCCATACATACAATTGAGGGTGTCATTCTGATGTGGGATAAAAGGGTTGTTGAGAGGGTAGATTCAGTGGTTGGaagtttttcaatttcaattgtaTTGAAGGGTGTGTTAGATGGCTTTGAATGGATTTGTTCAGGGGTGTATGGACCAACTGACGGAAGTCTTAGGGATGCAATGTGGGCAGAATTAGACTTAGTGAGATCACGGTGGGCTGGGGCTTGGTGCTTGTTTGGAGATTTCAATGTTATCCGTTATCCGGCTAAGAGACTTCGCTGTAATTCTTTTAGTCCTGCTATGTTTAAATTCTCAGATTTCATTGCTAAACATTCACTGATTGATTTGCCTTTGGTAGGAGGTGAATATACTTGGTTTCGTGATTTTGATAGTCCTTCTATGTCTAAACTTGATAGAGTTTTGATGACAACAGATTGGGAAGAGCATTTCTTAAATGTGACTCGAACTCTCCCTAGGGTAGTGTCGGATCATTGTCCTTTGCTAGTGGAGGCAAGTGGTATGTCGAGGGGGAAGAGTCCttttagatttgaaaatatgtggttaaAGGTGGAGGGTTTTGTGGATAAGGTTCATCATTGGTGGAATGGTTATCATTTTGTGGGACCTCCAAGTTATGTTCTAGCTTGTAAGCTGAAAGCCCTTAAAAGTGATTTGAAGCACTGGAATAAGCATGTTTTTGGAGATGTAGCTTTTAGAAAAAAGAGTCTTTTGACCGAGCTCTTAGACATTGACATGAGAGAAGGGAGGTAGGTGTTGACTCAAGAGGATAGGGCTAGAAGGTTGGCGGTTAAATCAGATATAGATTTTCTGGCTTCTTTGGAAGAGATTTCTTGGAGGCAAAAGTCCAAGGCTCTGTTTATCAAAGAGGGTGATAACAACACACGGTTCTTTCATAGAATTGCCAATTCCCATAGGCGAACCAATCAAATTAGGGGTGTGGAGGTGGATGGCGTTCTCTTTGAGGAGGAGTCAGATATTACAGATCAGGTGGTGGATTTTTATAAGAGATTATATCAAGAACCAGAAGCTTGGAGACCTACTATTGATGGGTTAGAGTTCGCTTGTCTAGACGAAATTGAGAGGTCTAtgttagagagagagtttgagaagGAGGAGATTATTGAGACTCTTAAGGATGCGGAAGGTGATAAGGCCCTTGGGCCAGATGGGTTTACCATGGCGTTCTTTCAGAAATGCTGGAGTGTTTTAGAAGGGGATATATTGGCTTTCTTCAAAGATTTCCATAGCCAgtgttttttttgagaaatctcTTAATGCCACGTTTCTATGTTTGATTCTCAAGAAGACTAATGTAGTAAATATCAAAGACTTTCGTCCTATCAGTCTTGTGGGTAGCCTTTATAAATTGTTGGCTAAGGTGTTGGCTCATAGGCTTCGAGGAGTGTTGGATAAATTGATATTCGactctcaaaattcttttgtggGAGGGAGACAAATTCTTGATTTGgttcttattgctaatgaatgCTTAGACAGCAGGTTGAAGAGTGGTATTCCTGGTGTTATAATAAAGCTGGACATTGAGAAggcttatgatcatgtgaattggaatGCACTATTTTACCTTAGGATAGGATGGGCTTTGGGGCAAGGTGGAGTAGGTGGATTAAGGCGTGCATCTCTATAGTTAAATTCTCAGTTTTGATTAATGGATCTCCTAAAGGTTTTTTGGGAAGTTCTCGTGGTCTTCGCCAAGGAGATCCTTTGTCTCCACTTTTATTTCTAATGATTATGGAAGTGTTGAGTAGACTGTTGAAGAGGACAGAAAATGGTGGTTTTCTTTGTGGATTTAAAGCGGGGTCACATAGACGTGGGGGTATCCATATTTCTCACATTCTTTTTGTTGATGATACTATATTGTTTTGTGATGCTTCTAGGGAACAGTTATTATACGTGCGGATGGTGCTGATTTTCTTTGAAGCTATTATAGGCTTGAAAGTTAATGTAGGCAAGAGTGAGATTGTTCTTGTTGGCGATGTCGGGGATTTGAATGGTTTGGCTCGTATCCTTTGTTGTAAGGTGGGCACTCTGCCTATGAGATGTTTGGGCATGCCTAAGGATTCatcaatttggaatcctattatTGAAAAGATGGAGAAACGGCTGGCTGGATGGAAATGATTGTATTTATCGAAAGGAGGTaggcttattttgttaaaaagtacCCTATCGAGTCTTCCCACCTACTTTTTATCATTGTTTACTATCCCTTAGGCTGTGGCTTCAAGAATTGAAAGAATTCAGaggaatttcctttgggggACTTCAGAGGATGTTTTTAAATATCCTTTAGTTGCCTGGGATAAGGTATGCTTGCCAGTTGAGTGTGGTGGTTTAGGAATCCGAAGAGTTAGGCTGTTTAACAAGGCTTTATTTGGGAAGTGGTTGTGGCGGtttaggaaagaaaataatagacTATGGCGTCAGGTTATAGCAAACAAATATAGAGAGGCAAGAGGTGGCTGGTGCACTAGAGGGGTAAGAGGTGCTCACGGGTGTGGGATGTGGAGGAGTATTAAAGAAGGAACAGAGAAGTTCTTTAGCCAAATTTTGTATAATGTGGGGGAGGGTAACCGTGTTCGTTTTTGGCATGATCTATGGTGTGGGCCTACTCCTTTGAAGGAACTTTTCCCTTCCATGTATGATTGCTCTGTTTCTAAAGAAGCATAGGTCTCTGACTTGGTTGTTTCAAATTCAGAAGGAGGTAGGAGCTGGAATTTATTGTTTCGTCATAGTGCTCAGGATTGGCAGGCAATCGCTGTCTACTCATTCTTTGAGTTTATTTATTCATCTATGCCGAGGGGTGAGGGGGATGATCAGTTGGTCTGGAGATTGACTACATCTGGTGTTTTTTATGTGTGCTCTTTTTATAAGCTATTAGCTAGTTCCACCACTGATGCCTTTCCTTGGGAGGGTATATGGCGTACTAAGGTGCCTAGACGGGTGTCTTTCTTCTTATGGACAGTAGCTAATGATGGGATACTCACCATTGATAACCTTATTAAGAAAGGTCAGTTGTTGGTTAATAGGTGTTGTTTGTGTTGTTGCGATGGGGAATCAGTGGATCACTTTCTTCTTCATCGTAAGTTCTCTCATGCCTTGTGGTGTGAAGTTTTTGCAGTGTTTGGGATTCAGTGGGTAATGCAAGGTCAGtgaaatcattattttttatatggaGAAACTGGTTTGGAAAGCATCTTTCTATCATTTGGAACATGGTCCCGGCATGTTTAATGTGGTTAGTTTGGCAGGAACGTAATGCCCacatttttgaaaacaaggcGAGAACTTTGGAACATTTAAAATGTTTACTTTTTCGTACTCTGTTTCTTTGGGCTCGTATTTGGGGGTGTACGAACtgtactgctgtagttgattttttagtttctattttctttagctcttgatcttcttgtatttgtttctttgttCAAAGTGTTCACCATCGCGaacatgatgttcaatttttttcaataaaagtcttataaaaaaaaaaacaaaataaaaaatcaccaatcacaGAGCTGGGCTTCGGTGAGGAGGACAGTGTTGGCGTGGGTCTGATCGACGGAAGAGAAGTGGGTCTGAGGTGGATGGGTTTGATCGGCGGAAATCCAAAACAATGGTCTGATCGGCGTTGGGTGAGTGTTGAGATGGAGGACTGGGCGGAGGTGTTGGGTCGGCGACGTGGATCGGCGAAGCATGATTTGGGGTTGGGTGAGCGTTGAGATGGAGGACTAGGCGGAGGCGTGGGTTGGAGATGTCGATTGGCGGCTTGGGGCCGGTGACGTTGAGGCCGGCGGAGGCATGGGTTGGAGATGTTGAGACAGAAAGGTGAgagtgactgagagagagaggcacggAGTAACcgatagagagagagactttattattttaatcaaccggcaagaataaaataatatatatatttttttagctctcatgaatagtgcatatctatctatagatgtgcactgtagcaatggagctaaaaaaaatagatttagctccactgctagagcataattttggtgtttgaggagctaaaatatagcaatataCCAATATAGCACCACTAATGTGAGTGTTCTAATAGTTCATTTCTAGTCACTCCTCCTGAGAAACCCTTATAGGTGTATCGTTGTTGATGACCACCTCTCAT
The Quercus lobata isolate SW786 chromosome 10, ValleyOak3.0 Primary Assembly, whole genome shotgun sequence DNA segment above includes these coding regions:
- the LOC115964807 gene encoding uncharacterized protein LOC115964807, which encodes MGEEDEKVSGPLVTDTKPDDSVSGSDDHGAVVEAILSADRESAHFLVVDDQIVDQGVGFLVADTAVGAHSTTIENSGCPLQVQSQVRVGSDLKFPISEVGCGLIDSEVPRLIWDASLLSGKDEEAVNLEVITPLALWDSDGSFDLVSMEDGSDGFSVEEVLEPSEWVSRMIKYFSTYVGFPIDCCERQCIDFFQKLDRVWEQQANAVTTRRVSNSNQKGMRELRNLFSSINYNGHSGRSSRGSLKSSSLGSFVGK
- the LOC115964808 gene encoding uncharacterized protein LOC115964808 encodes the protein MLSWNVRGLNNPHKRDVVKNLLREWKCDIVCLQESKLDSTSSSLVKSLWGSPFVDWGALDAIHTIEGVILMWDKRVVERVDSVVGSFSISIVLKGVLDGFEWICSGVYGPTDGSLRDAMWAELDLVRSRWAGAWCLFGDFNVIRYPAKRLRCNSFSPAMFKFSDFIAKHSLIDLPLVGGEYTWFRDFDSPSMSKLDRVLMTTDWEEHFLNVTRTLPRVVSDHCPLLVEASGMSRGKSPFRFENMWLKVEGFVDKVHHWWNGYHFVGPPSYVLACKLKALKSDLKHWNKHVFGDVAFRKKSLLTELLDIDMREGRQKSKALFIKEGDNNTRFFHRIANSHRRTNQIRGVEVDGVLFEEESDITDQVVDFYKRLYQEPEAWRPTIDGLEFACLDEIERSMLEREFEKEEIIETLKDAEGDKALGPDGFTMAFFQKCWSVLEGDILAFFKDFHSHLVGSLYKLLAKVLAHRLRGVLDKLIFDSQNSFVGGRQILDLVLIANECLDSRLKSGIPGVIIKLDIEKAYDHVNWNALFYLRIGWALGQGGVGGLREQLLYVRMVLIFFEAIIGLKVNVGKSEIVLVGDVGDLNGLARILCCKVGTLPMRCLGMPKDSSIWNPIIEKMEKRLAGWK